A segment of the Sanyastnella coralliicola genome:
CTTCGCGCCCTCCTTTGCCTTTTTATATATCTAGCTTTCTCGTCCATAAGGCCAAAGGTTTTCCTATCTTCACGTTCTATCACAGAACCTACCTATGCCACTGAATAGCGTCTTTTCCTGGGTCATGAAGAAAAGGATGCACCAGATCGAGCTTTTCACAAAGTATCCGATTGAGGTGCAGCAGGAGTGGTTTGAGCGTTTGCTTGAAGAGGGTAGAGATACCGCCTTCGGTAAAGACCACGATTTCGATCAAGTGAAAACTGTGGATGATTTCAGAAAGGCCGTTCCCATTCGGAACTACGATGAACTCAGGCCTTATATTGATCGTGTGCGCGATGGTGAAGATGCGGTGCTTTGGCCTTCAAAAGTCAAGTGGTTTGCCAAGTCTTCAGGAACCACCAGTGATAAGAGTAAGTACATTCCTGTGACGAAAGAGGCCTTGGAAGCCTGTCACTACAAAGGTGGTAAAGACCTGTTGGCAATGTATGTCAATAGCCAACCAAACTCTCGAGTATATGCAGGGAAGACCCTGGTTATGGGCGGGAGTAGCAAAGTGCATCCACTTAGTGAAGACTGCTACACAGGTGACCTCTCAGCAATCATTATTAAAAATCTTCCAGGATGGGTAGAGCTCAAGCGTGTGCCGAACAAGGAAATCGCGCTGATGGATGATTGGGAGAAGAAGATTGAGGCCATGGCCCAATCCACGATGGATGAAGACGTGAGTATGATCGTTGGTGTACCGTCATGGACATTGGTCTTGCTCAAACGAATTATGGAAATCAAAGGCGCTTCGAACATACTTGAGGTATGGCCGAATCTTGAGCTCTTTATGCATGGTGGCGTGAGTTTCAAGCCCTATGCGAAACAGTTCGAAGAAATCATTCCAAATCCTGGGATGAACTACTTTGAATCATATAATGCCTCTGAAGGATTCTTTGGGATTCAAGATCGCAATCGTGCAGATGACATGCTCTTGATGCTTGACTATGGAATCTTCTACGAGTTCTTGCCGATGGAAGAGGTTGGCAAAGACGATCCTCAAACAGTGTTGTTGCAGGATGTCGAAGTAGATAAGAATTACGCTTTGGTAATTTCTACCAATGCGGGGTTGTGGCGCTACTTGGTCGGAGATACCGTTCGATTTACGTCAACGGATCCTCATCGAATTCAAGTGACGGGAAGAACGAAGCTCTTCATTAATGCGTTTGGTGAGGAGTTAATCATTGACAATGCAGAGGAAGCGGTAAGCAGAGCTTGTAGAGCAACTGGTGCTGTTGTGCGTGAGTATATGGCGGCTCCTGTGTTTATGACCAATGAAGAAACAGGGGCTCATGAATGGTTCTTTGAGTTTGAAGTAGAGCCTCGCAAGCTTGAGCACTTTGTTGAGCACCTTGATACTGCGTTGAAAGAAGTCAACACTGATTATGCTGCCAAGCGTTCATTTGATCTTACCCTGCGGAAACCTCAAGTACGAAGAATACCTGATGGCACGTTCTATGCATGGTTAAAGTCAAAAGGGAAGATCGGTGGGCAGCATAAAGTACCACGCTTGAACAATGACCGCAAGTTCATTGAAGAGGTGGAACGACTCGCCGGAGAATTCTCTGAATTCGAGGTGTAATGGTATTCAACGTATTCCTTCATGCGTTTTTCGCGATTGTATTTGGGTCATTTACTGTTGAAGCAGATGACGTCATCGTGGATGACCTTGGTTTCATCTATGCCGTTCAAGGGCAAGATTTAATCAAATGGAATGAAAAAGGAGAGCAGCTCTTTGTGTTCTCTCGTTTAGATCTCGGCATGCCTGAGCAAATTGATGTGAGTGACCCCTTGCGTCCGCTATTGCTCTATCCTGAAACAGGCACTTTGGTAGTACTTGACAACACGCTTTCAGAACAACGAACTGTGCGTCTTTGGGATTCGGATTTGGGTCTGCCGCAATGGGTCGCTAGTGGCGTGAACGAAGAGATTTGGGTCTATGATGCCCTCAACAAAGAAATCTTTAGAACTGACGAACGTCTGGACCGACAGGTCTCCACAGGCTATCTTCCGAATATCACAGGGCGAGATGTTGAGTTCATTGGAATGGTTGAACGTCATGAGCGACTGTTGATTGGTGATGCCGGCTATGGCTTTTGGGTCTTTGATCGTTTTGGAACCTTGGTTCGACGAATTCCTATTCAAGGGTTGGTTGATTTCCGGGCTCACGCCGAAGGGGTCTTCATTCGAACCGAAGAACAGATTATGTGGCTCAGGTACAACGGTGTGGAACCAAAGGTCTACGAAGGACTGAATCCGGCTTCTACGATTGATGTGACGGGTAGTAGGGTTTATAACCTAGAAAATGGCGTCTTAGAGATCTCCTCTTTTTAAGACTCGAGTTCATTATTCAGTTGTTTTTCAGCATGATAAAAAGATATCCACCGTTGGTGTATTCACTCCTTTTTGGGCAGTTGTTTTTTGTACTTTAGTCGCTCCCTAAATGAATTCTATATGCACCTAGCTATCGCCGGAAACATTGGTTCTGGAAAAACGACACTTACGACGCTACTAGCAAAACATTATAAGTACCAACCTCACTTTGAGAACGTTGATGATAACCCTTATCTCAATGATTTCTACAAAGACATGCAGCGTTGGTCGTTCAATCTTCAAGTATTCTTCTTGAACTCACGATTCAGCCAGGTGGTTGAATTAAAGAAGTCAGGTAAGAGCATCATTCAAGACCGCACGATCTATGAAGATGCGTACATCTTCGCGCCGAACCTCCACGCCATGGGGTTGATGACTACACGCGATTTTGAGAACTACTTGGCGTTGTTCGAGCTGATGCAGGAATTCTTGACTCCACCAGATTTGATGATCTACTTGCAAGCGAGTGTTCCAACATTGGTGGCCAATATTCAGAAACGTGGTCGTGAGTATGAAGAGGCGATTCGTCTTGATTATCTCACGCGTTTGAATGAGCGTTACGAGGCTTGGATTAGTACCTATTCTAAAGGCAAGCTTTTAGTAATTGATATTGATGATAACCGATTCCACGAAGACTCTGAAGATTTAGGGAAGATTATCCGCTCTATTGATGGAGAGCTTCACGGACTTTTTGATGAGTAATAGAAAACACGCTACATAGAAAAAGCCTGATCAATTTGATCAGGCTTTTTTATTGCTTTTCTGAGACGTCTATTACATAGCTCCCTTCAAAGAGAACTTGATGATAACGTCATCTTTGATCATGTTGTCTCCTAGGTCGTCGAAGAACTTTCCAGAACCATAGCGTACGTCGAAATCAGTACGGTCGAAGATCATTGATCCACTTACTACACATCCTGTTTCTCCGTTCTTAGAGATGATTACGTTCGATACAACTGGGTTTGACTTTCCTTTGATTGTAAGGTCACCGGTTACATCAGTCTTACCTTCCATC
Coding sequences within it:
- a CDS encoding GH3 auxin-responsive promoter family protein produces the protein MKKRMHQIELFTKYPIEVQQEWFERLLEEGRDTAFGKDHDFDQVKTVDDFRKAVPIRNYDELRPYIDRVRDGEDAVLWPSKVKWFAKSSGTTSDKSKYIPVTKEALEACHYKGGKDLLAMYVNSQPNSRVYAGKTLVMGGSSKVHPLSEDCYTGDLSAIIIKNLPGWVELKRVPNKEIALMDDWEKKIEAMAQSTMDEDVSMIVGVPSWTLVLLKRIMEIKGASNILEVWPNLELFMHGGVSFKPYAKQFEEIIPNPGMNYFESYNASEGFFGIQDRNRADDMLLMLDYGIFYEFLPMEEVGKDDPQTVLLQDVEVDKNYALVISTNAGLWRYLVGDTVRFTSTDPHRIQVTGRTKLFINAFGEELIIDNAEEAVSRACRATGAVVREYMAAPVFMTNEETGAHEWFFEFEVEPRKLEHFVEHLDTALKEVNTDYAAKRSFDLTLRKPQVRRIPDGTFYAWLKSKGKIGGQHKVPRLNNDRKFIEEVERLAGEFSEFEV
- a CDS encoding deoxynucleoside kinase translates to MHLAIAGNIGSGKTTLTTLLAKHYKYQPHFENVDDNPYLNDFYKDMQRWSFNLQVFFLNSRFSQVVELKKSGKSIIQDRTIYEDAYIFAPNLHAMGLMTTRDFENYLALFELMQEFLTPPDLMIYLQASVPTLVANIQKRGREYEEAIRLDYLTRLNERYEAWISTYSKGKLLVIDIDDNRFHEDSEDLGKIIRSIDGELHGLFDE